The Juglans regia cultivar Chandler chromosome 11, Walnut 2.0, whole genome shotgun sequence genome contains the following window.
CAACACGACCAAGGACGACATGCCGTTTACCTACTCTAGCTCccatgtaatattttatttaattaattctcttTGCAGATGCCTTCTCTTTTTATATGGAATCATGATTTTAACAGGGTCTGCAATGCAGGTTTGAGGATGACTGTATGGAGCTGGTGTGGGAAAATGGTCAGATTCTTATGCGAGGGCGATCAGGTAGAGCTCAAAAGGGTCATTCTTGGACTGGTTATTCTTTATCCTCCTCCAATGCTCAGGcagaaaatggagaaaatatgCACACAAAGAAAGCAAGGCTAGAGACCAGTTGTTCGACTCTGAATGACACGGCTTTCTTAGGTCTCTTAGGTCGCAGGGATTCTGATATCAACTCTACCGATAATAATAATTCTTCACAAACTGGTTATCATCTTGAATCATCGCCCcaattatataaattcaatTTGGAAGACAACAAAGGCAAGAGCGAGGACAAGAAGTCCAAACATTCCAGACCTTTCCAAGAACCGGAGCTTGCTACCTCTGGGTATTCCCGAGCATCAGAAACAGTTTTAGGACCAAAACTGAACTCAAGCAAGACCTTATTGCCAACGGGTACTGAACAGCACACATCAACCTTACCGGAGCGTGATTCTCAACCTGATAAGAAATATGGAGCAGTGAAAATCTCTTACTCACGATCTCCAGCTATTCTCCAAGCTAGTAGTCAGAGCAGTGGCGTGACAAGGCCAACAAGTAGTCTGGTTTTTACAGGAGTTCAGGAGACGAAAGGTGGCAACGATGAGAGGCCTCCTCCTCTGGGTGGTAGAAACGCTCTTAAATCAACAGTGATTGAACAGGCTACTGCTTCAAAAAGTGTAACAGGTATTCAGAATCAAGCACAAGCAGAGCTTCTACCACCTGTTGCCAAGACAAAGGAGCCACTGCCTCGTGAGCACTCTGAAGCTTTTGGAAACCAAACCTCGAGCTTAGCAGAAAATACACGGAAAGGAAAGACCGATGTGAAGATTTTAACTAAGCCACCCGTTACATCTTCTTCCGTATGCTCACTTGGAGCTTCGAATGATCCAACATATTCTTTGAGGAGGACTTACGAGGAAACTGAGTCGTCGGCAGGTCCAAGTGAGGTAAAAGGGTAAAGGTTCATGATCATCCCTTTAATCGCACCCGTCTCCATGGCTTAAAAATCTCCAACTTTACTGCAGAATGTTGAAGAACCGCAGGGTTTAAGAAAACAGGCGCCTGGTCGTAGCTGTACTGGTGGCAAGAGAAGCCGAACTGCGGAAGTTCATAATTTGTCTGAAAGGGTGAGTGATGCCCCTAGCAAACccccaccaaaaattaaaaaaaaaaaaaagaaaaagaaatctcaCTGCTTTGTGGTGAAAATTTGCAGAGGCGAAGAGACAAAATTAACAAAAGGATGCGTGTATTAAAAGAACTCATACCGAATTGCAATAAGGTTGGAATCTGCATTATATTGCAATACGGTGCTTtttaaggtttttatttttttgttttgttgctaATTTCTGCCGTATGTCTCCAAGGTGGATAAAGCTTCAATGCTTGATGAGGCCATTGAGTATCTGAAAACCCTACAGCTTCAACTACAGGTAAATTTTCTAATGGCTTCTGCGTCAACTGCATGACTACTATGATATTGAAACGCGCACCCTATCTTTTGTGTCTTGAGGCAGATTATGTCGATGGGAAATGGAGTTTGTATGCATCCAATGATGTTACCTACAGCAATGCAACATATCAATGCAGCACATTTGACACATTTCTCTGCCATGGGTGCTGggatgggtatgagaatgggcATGGGAATGGGTTGCAGCCCAGCACAGTTCTCTACATCACAAGTAGGAGCCACTGCTCTGCCTGGGATTACAGGAACTAGCTTTCAAATGCTTGGATTTCCTGGTCAAGCATTTCCCATGCCAGTTTCACACCCTTCCTTCTTTCCTTCGCTTGGAAGCCAACCTAACCAATCAGTTCTAGCACATGGCATCTCTGGAGCCTCCCCACTTGTAGAACATCTTGGTTCTGTTCCCCTAACAGGTTCAGAGGATTTCAGTCAGAACATCTACTCAGAAAAGATTAACCACGGAAATACAGAATCCTCAAAGATCCAAACATCAAGGTGTGAGCATTCACTTGCAagacatgcatattttttcccTTGAGGTTAAAAAGAACCATTTGAAGGATAAGCAAATGAATTCAGCCACAGATTTTTTCCAAGGTCTTGTTCCAATGAATGTCAGCtgtagaatagtaaaaaaatgatttaatactATAAGAACCGCAGCTATGGAGCTTGACTTAAAATTTCTGTcctggaaatcaaagaaaatccCAAACAATGTGTTTTagtgcaaatatatatatatataaataaaaatatgaaaaatgtagTAAATCCTTGATAACAGTCCATTGGCTTATCATTTGGCattgttttaataaaacatatctTATTTTGTTATGGTTTTATAGATTACCTGAAATGCTCATGATTTCTAATTCATGCAGCTTGCACTTTCCACCTGTCCAATAATCACCTAttgaagaagaggatgaagatagTGCCAATGAAATAGCCTTTTCTCCTTTCATACTTCGTTTCTCAAGCCAATCATCACAAAAAGGTTCCTTATAGTTCTGACACGGGGGACTCCAGCTTGATGGTGATTATTTACATTCAGATCACAAGTTCATCAGGATATACTTTCCCAGAGACCCAGGGCTCTTTAACCATCAGTAACATAAGCTCTTGTCAGTTGAAACAATGTTGGAATGGCAtggtttgagagagaaagaaacatAGAGGGTTTGAAGTACTTTCCGAGAGGGCTTGCAGTTAGTGTAAAAGAGTTTCACTTCTATGATAATTGACATGAAAACTACTTTTATGCCCACATTAACTACTATGAACGAgtagaaaggaaaagaataatAGCATAAAGGATGATGGTTTAATGGTTCTTAGATTACTTCTATGCAATCTAGCAGCATCATGTACTAGGTTTTAGATTCATCTTAAAGCGGCTTAAACTATTAATAATAGCAGCCAGAaaactaaatatttattaaattaaacaaCTCGAAAATTGAGAAGTGTTTGCAGCttctatagctagctagctatctacATTTCGTAAAAAAGTCGCTGAGATCATTTTTATCTGATTTCCAATCATTAGGGTGTTATTATTATCACGTCAAagtagttattaaaaaaaatgtaaacatgcatacaatttttttataacctcattttcttttgtggcaatgtaatattgatttattgtaaaatattttttgaaatatttgttgtACCGCGAtcacaatttaaaataaaatgaaaaatgagcgGTGCCTGTGGTGCCGCATCATGGCGATTCCAACCAACAAACTTCTTGTCGGCAGATCCaattagtagttttttttttttttttttgatttaagTAAAGCAGATCCAATTAGTGTTTTGCAAATGTGTCTTAATCAACCATAAATTCATTTTCActatagaaatgatatttatagtcgtgGAATGCGTAAGTATCGCATAATctctttaaagaaaataaataaatactagactcacatgaaaaaaattaattttctaataatggATTCCACAcattttcaaaacgattgcacgaaACTTGTACACTTTATGACTATTTGTAGAATTACTGTTTTCACTATTTCCAATTACAATATTGAAATGATCACCTAACATCAAGATTGATTAGTTCATCAGCATCTGCTGCAAGATTATGGCAAAAATGTGCTAATTTGGTTTGGCATGTACCTTTAACCTTCATTTCCATCAATAACCTCTTCAGAATATCTTGCATCTCATTTAGCTGTAGATGCATTATGCCCTAGCACAAATGAATGTGCACACAATCACCTGCTTGAATCCAGCTACTTCTATGCCTCTTTGGATTAAAGTTTTACTACTAACAAATCGGTACAGATGGGCTCCGACTCTAACGGAGTCGAAAAGCCTACCTCTGACCTCGGACTCTGACTAGAGTCAGAGGTAATCTTAAACTCCGACTCTGCCTCTAATGAGAATTGGATTTTGACTCCGATCAAAGGTTGGAGTTGCTGATCAAAGCTCGGAGCTCTGATCGGAGTTGGAGTGGGCTAAAGGCCCACGACCCAATATCCAAGGAACAATCTTAGTTTGGGCtccatattttccaaaaacatgtttcaaaaattaaaaaaacaaaacaaaacaaaatcaccAATAGCCTAGTGGGCTTCCcatttctgaaaaatattgtaaaaaataattaaaaaaatatacattacaaaaccaaaaagaaaaaaatgtacaatCACAAACacaatgtaaataaaaaatgcaaaggAACCACCAAACAACTAGCACAATCACAACCAAACAATCTCCACAATCACAAGTTCACAACCTGTCAACCCCCACAATTACAATCACAATCACCACCAAACAACCACATGTTCACCACAATCACAACCAACCCCAACCTGCTTCAccaaaatcctcaaccaatttACAATGTAATAATGTattagaataaaacaaaaaactacaaATTAATGATTACAAGTTTACAATAATTATCAGCACCATTAGCCTCCAATTCCAAGCATCCTACattgttttagaaattaaaaaaagttagacATTACACTACTTAGCCAAATGAAACATACTAATAGTTAAGTACCTCAAATGAAAGTTAATGATATACCAGACAGTCTGGACTCCATCCCACGGTGCACTCATCTCAGTCATCCACAATTATTCTAGGGTTCACAACtaggtctacaaaatcataaagattataagttaaataattaaaatattaaaaatatgtaaataatcatttaaaattataaagttatctGATTTAAACCTATAGCTCTAGACATCATCAACAATATCTAGTCCAATAGGTGTTGAACTTAGCTAGTtttgtgtgcaaacgagggcttCCACGACTGTCGGAGCCTATGAACTTTGATAAGCATCTAACACGTGACCTTtggtgctaaatgccgactcggaggcaaccgtagtgatagAAATGACTAGCACATCCCGAGTTGTTCGGGAAAGGACTGATGAACCTTCCACGAAgttaatatatgaaatgtatcactaggtgcctcgacatattccataaaataatgtttaacCTCAGACTTACACTACATAATATTTCTCGATGTATGGATTTGATGatatcatcacatcaaaacagataaACTTCGTGCATGTGTGTCATCCAAGGAATTTGTTGAGCTGGTCGGTCGCGAGGAGCTACCACCTTCGCTTGAAGACTGACTATTGTTGTTGTAATGgctatataaatcatcaatatcactcTTCAGCACTCTAATAAACTTATCAAACTTCTCATCACCGAGGATGTCCATAATCCAAGATTCTACAATAACCAACTTATATCGAGGGTCAAGAATCGTATGCACAAATggtaatttatttatcttctcaacatctcaatatttattatatttggattTCACCCTCATGGTCATACCATTCAACAATCTGATAGTGTCAGTACAGCTCTGTTACAAGTGGTCATAAAGCCTCGATAACTTATTGAAGTACATGTTCGCAGTACAATATTTGGGACAAGATATGCGCACAATTATGTcgtaaaataactttaaaaattaaacaaagtacCTCACATTGGCCCAATTAGTATATCCGGCGCACCGAGCCCACTTTTCCCTTTTACTGACTCCAGGCCCCTATCATCGACCTTTATCCGCTCGAACGCTTTTTGATACTTTTGCGCTACATCCAACATCGTGTACGTAGAATTACATTGAGTCAAAATGTTCAATCTCAACATATTAAAAGATGAGATTTCAAGATGTTCGGCTATAGCTTTAAACTTGccaagtctttttcttttttttttttgcggagGGGAAAGCCTTCACATATCTCATGAGGTTGTGAACTTTAGTAATTGAATTATCAATCTCCTTCAtcccctcaacaactatgaggacTAGACTAGAAGTTGCAATCTATGGCAATTTGAGTTTCAACATAAGGTcagttcaaaatttcaaatcatctcattgaTGCCCACCACTTGTCACAACTCCTAAAAATGACTTTCTTTGACGGTCTAAcgctaaaatataaaaatatttcaaacctACGATTCTTTTCCCAAATTGATTGgtctataattaataaaacattttgaaTCTTGATCTAAGTTTTAAAGTACAATCACTCATCCACATGTTGAagatatataatcttttaatttttcattaatgttttaatataaaaaaaaggcatGAACTTTATGTGAACGTACATATAGATAGTCATATATACcggttatatataaaaagcacaatattatgtattaataccaaaatatttcgttctaatAGTTAGTTAAACCAAAACAGTCACTAAACAGAATTTAGAACTTTGGTTTTTATTGTTCAAATCTGAAGttatttgctatttttttcCTATACCATGGTCATTTGGTCATATGGTAATCAATTAAAGTGATGTAGGTTATGGTATGAACACATTAattagtttgattttgttggcTGTTGAATAGCTCGAAGAGGTTTGGATAGttagttaagttgagatgagatgaactgaaagttgaaaattgaataaaatattgttagaatatagttttttaaattttatttatgttttgggatttgaaaaagttgaatttttttattatattttgtttgaaagtttgagaaaattataatgattaaatgaaataagttgagatcaGCTCATTAACCAAACAAGGTCTAAAGACTGAGCTCATAGAGAGCAAATATTCATGGtactcttcttctttctcattaatttctttacTCAAAAGGTTTCATAATTAATGAGTTGGAATCTAGCAATAAAGAAGAGATATGAAGGAAAGATAATCATGATCATGAACCTCATTCATATATGGATATTACAGAGAGAAACTAATTAAgtagtgcatgcatgcaagctGTCAATTAATTTGGAGCTGTAACTTACCATAAGTGTAGTACACAATTATGTTGAGACTCGTATAAATACGATGGTATTGCGTTAGCAATGCCTGCATGTAGTAGCACTGAAATATAAGAGACCCCTGACCTTGTAAGCTTTCgaaagagctagctagctctagGGTTTAGATTACAGAAACCCTAATCCTTCTAGTGATGAGTTCCTCGTAGTACTTTTTGTTAGTGCACAAGCATTTGACCTCGAGAAAGCCTAGCCCTCTCTCTAGCTCACTCATGTTATTCAGTTTTTTTCCAAGTGAATATTATTGCATTCGCTTCCGCATTCCTAACTATTGTGAGCTACACGACTCACATGAGTATAGTATATATGTGTGCGTGTGTATAATATGGATctaataatcaaaatatatcacaatttcttactttaaaaaaaaaaaaaaaaaagaggacggTACTCCAAATTTATtgataaccctcacttgtggcggaggaaaaccataGTTACAGGCAGACACCTGAGAGTTACAGATAATCATAAAGGATTAAAACACAGACATCAAAAGGACCTAATATAAAGTAACAATAGATAAATATCCAAGGTTAAAAGTCAATCACACTAATAAGAATAATAGCACAGAAAACATATGCAAAGTAACATATACCTTACTACGAAATTCGCAAATAAGGAATTCTGATTTTGTCTATTCGAAGAAGACCCCCCCAACTTACTGGATAAAGGATCTCTGTCTTCAATCCAATCCATGTTTACACCCTCAGCTCCCTGCTTAGCTAAAATTCACAATTTCTTACTTATTTGCCCCTTTTTTTAGCTATTGTTCTCTTTAGCCTTATACACGTATTATTGGTGCAAGGTTTAAGTCGTCTTATGTGTGAATATAACTCAACACAGTCACGAGAGCTAGAGATGATGAGGAGATGAATGCGATCACGTTAAACGAGGAAGAACTAAACGACATGAGTGAGCTTGATAGAGGACCAAGATTTCTCGAGGTCAAATGCGACTGCACCAACAGAAGAAAGTACGGTGATTTCAGTACTGGAAGGCTTGGGATTTGGCCATGTTGTGATCGCTTGCGAGTCCAACCCCAACCGTCTGGAAGGCAAGTCTGTTTTACTCAACAGAACCTATTACACAACAAATGGGCTTACAAATAGATATCTTTGATTAACAAGTAATTGGGCTTAGCTTGCATATTATGTACTTCTCTTAGGGTCCGTttgttttgataaatatttCCCAAATGATTTTCTTCTGATCTCTTGGAAATAAGAAGCTCTACAAGATAATTCAAATAAAACCCATACACAAGGATATTTCAGTTGGTTCCGGCCCATTTTCCAAGATGATATGGGCCTAACTTGGCCGAACATTGTTATAAAAATTTCCTAAGACCCAAAAACAGATATATTTAACTCTCttctttttgaagaaaaaaaaaaggttacaaaaacagatatataataatcaatataactaagaataacaaaaattaagaaaaccaacacattactATTGTTGTTGCATGTACAtgttacatttaaaaaatttatggagTCTCTAAATATTGGGTCTATGGGGGGGAAttaatagatagatatatagctTTGAAACAccctctaaattaattaaggatGTGACAGTTTTGATAGAAatgttttaatttgatattgAAGCCAGCCCTCCCCCCAATTGGGGATTGACACGGTGTGGAGTAGAATCATTGGGTGATAAGACAAGTTGAGAACATAACCGAATCTGAAGAGTAACATGTGATGTGGAGTAGAATCACTGggtgaaagaaaatataataataataataataataataataataatggatgatGATAAATTAGGGTCTAATTACTTTCCGGTTTGGAAGTCAATGATGTAATCTGTGATGAAAGTTGACAATCATTTCCCACTGGAAAGCAAAAGGGAATTGAAGAGAGGGATCAGAGAGGAGAGGATGCAATAATTCAAAGCTTAGGGGGACAAGATGAGCGTTTTAACTCGACAACCCTTTCATAAACTTTGACAAAAACCCTACCCCTTTTGATCATTGATGGGGTTAAAGGGTAAATTTATCAATCCTCCCTTCTAGCTAGCTACTAATTAATGCCTTGTTCCTTCTTGTTGAAGTCAAATACCCATAATAATTTCGGTCTCCCTTAATATTTTAAacctaatataatatatatatttatatatatatcatgattataatcaaaagttaaatcccccctctccctccctccctcttttttttttttttgaaattttacaCTTAAGTTAATCACTCATGTCTAGATCATGCATGTACATGTTTCACTAATTATTACATGGTAATTACTCGGATTAATTTACGGGTTTCGGATCgctgtaatttatttatgttaattaggagtttaattaattgaaaaatgaaaagagagatGACAAATGCATgtgcttataatatataaatgttagGGCCTGTAATTTAGTTGGGGGGGGACTTTTATTAAGTGGGATACATTTAAGGGTCATCTCGATCGAATAGACCCCTTCTTAGTGGTAGTCCTATTAGTACTCCAAAGAGGAACGTGGTGTGCTTCCTAAAAACAAAGGGTGGGTCATGGATAATTGCATTGCTCATCTTCCATCCGccgttaacatcaaactcaatcaGCCTCGGGGATGGAAATTATTAGCAAATTTAATGAGAGCTTAGCCCAATTGTCTAATCCCATTATCCCAAAAAGTGATGGTTGATCTTTCTTGTCAATTGGTTGTCATCCTTTCCGGAAAGAGAtggattaataataatatattattaaataaaaaatagtattaatgagctctctctctctctctctctcctctttcttGTTCAAGGACATTTCGATGATGCCACTTAAGATTTCAAACAACTTCTTGATTAGAATCTTCATAAATCGTTATCTTCATGAACTTGGTTCACTAATATCCCATCATGCacctatttatatatacatcCCATATTCTAGCTATGACATGCAGAtggatataattattttatttttatttttattttattttgcaagtTCTTTTCCATCTTTACGCAACCTAATTATGgcttttttttgggttattcCCCTGGGG
Protein-coding sequences here:
- the LOC109007770 gene encoding transcription factor PHYTOCHROME INTERACTING FACTOR-LIKE 15-like isoform X1, which translates into the protein MLESTRPRTTCRLPTLAPMFEDDCMELVWENGQILMRGRSGRAQKGHSWTGYSLSSSNAQAENGENMHTKKARLETSCSTLNDTAFLGLLGRRDSDINSTDNNNSSQTGYHLESSPQLYKFNLEDNKGKSEDKKSKHSRPFQEPELATSGYSRASETVLGPKLNSSKTLLPTGTEQHTSTLPERDSQPDKKYGAVKISYSRSPAILQASSQSSGVTRPTSSLVFTGVQETKGGNDERPPPLGGRNALKSTVIEQATASKSVTGIQNQAQAELLPPVAKTKEPLPREHSEAFGNQTSSLAENTRKGKTDVKILTKPPVTSSSVCSLGASNDPTYSLRRTYEETESSAGPSENVEEPQGLRKQAPGRSCTGGKRSRTAEVHNLSERRRRDKINKRMRVLKELIPNCNKVDKASMLDEAIEYLKTLQLQLQIMSMGNGVCMHPMMLPTAMQHINAAHLTHFSAMGAGMGMRMGMGMGCSPAQFSTSQVGATALPGITGTSFQMLGFPGQAFPMPVSHPSFFPSLGSQPNQSVLAHGISGASPLVEHLGSVPLTGSEDFSQNIYSEKINHGNTESSKIQTSSLHFPPVQ
- the LOC109007770 gene encoding transcription factor PIF3-like isoform X2 codes for the protein MLESTRPRTTCRLPTLAPMFEDDCMELVWENGQILMRGRSGRAQKGHSWTGYSLSSSNAQAENGENMHTKKARLETSCSTLNDTAFLGLLGRRDSDINSTDNNNSSQTGYHLESSPQLYKFNLEDNKGKSEDKKSKHSRPFQEPELATSGYSRASETVLGPKLNSSKTLLPTGTEQHTSTLPERDSQPDKKYGAVKISYSRSPAILQASSQSSGVTRPTSSLVFTGVQETKGGNDERPPPLGGRNALKSTVIEQATASKSVTGIQNQAQAELLPPVAKTKEPLPREHSEAFGNQTSSLAENTRKGKTDVKILTKPPVTSSSVCSLGASNDPTYSLRRTYEETESSAGPSENVEEPQGLRKQAPGRSCTGGKRSRTAEVHNLSERRRRDKINKRMRVLKELIPNCNKVDKASMLDEAIEYLKTLQLQLQADYVDGKWSLYASNDVTYSNATYQCSTFDTFLCHGCWDGYENGHGNGLQPSTVLYITSRSHCSAWDYRN